The genomic window TTCGGAGCAGCGATCGGGGGCCTTCCCGCGTTCATCTTCACTGGATTCATGGTAATTGCCGGAGAGGCGGCGAATCTAGGTGGAAACGCTGCAGCCGGTGGCGACGCGGCGACTATCATGATCACCGATTCGATCGCGTTCGGTCCCGTGTTCGGACCTCATATCAGCTTCGCCGCCGGTGCGGCCGCCTCGGCGTACGCTGCAAAGCAGGGATACATGGACACGGACTACGACTACCATCAAGCCAAAAACATCAACTACGCGTTCGGCACAAAGCCGGACGTACTCGCGGTCGGTGCACTGTTCGGAGCTGCTGGGTATGTGATGGTCGAAGCGCTCGTCGCCTTCTCAATGCCGTTCGACCAGGTTGCGATGGGCGTTGTCCTGTCAGCTGTACTCCACCGCATCGTGTTCGGCTACGACGTTGTCGGTACTCCCGCCACGGGATGGCTCAACATGACGCCGTTCGAACGGGAAGATCGACGGCCGTCAGATGCCGTTGCTACCGACGGTGGCGTTGTGGGAGAACGATACGTCGTCGAACCGTGGCTTCCCCAACAGTACAAGTGGCTCAACGTAGCGCTTCTCGGCGTCGTCGTGGGCGTTCTGGGCGCGTACATCGGGTACGCGAGCGAGAGCGTGTTCCTCCCGTTCGGGATCAGTGCCGCCTCGCTGGTATTCCTGAGTATCGGTCACGAAAACTTCCCAGTCACACACCATATTACGTTCCCGGCGAGCACCGCCGTGTTTGCCCTCGCTGGGACTGATCCAGTCTCGTCGGTTTCACTTTTCGGAGTCGTCACTGTCGGAGCCGCATTCGGTGCGGTGTGTGCGCTTTTCGGTGAACTGTTTCAACGGGTCTTCTACGCACACGGCGACACACACTTGGATCCGCCCGCTGCAGCCATTGTCTTCGGGACCTTCCTGATCCCGGTGTGTAACGTACTCGGTATCCTGCCGGGGAGCGCATGGATTCCCGCATTGTAACGAAGTTATAGTCGGCGGATTTCAGAACAACCAAACACAACAATTATAATCATCGTCTTCGTGGTATTTTGTGATTCCATGCCCTATTCAATCGTCGTCGTCGGTGGCGGAGCGACTGGTACGGGAACCGCCCGTGATCTCGCTATGAGGGGGTTCGACGTTACGCTCGTCGAACGAGGAAATCTCACCGAGGGGACTACGGGCCGTACCCATGGCCACCTCCATAGCGGTGGTCGATACGCCGTCAGCGATCAGGAAAGCGCTATTGACTGCATGCAAGAAAACCAGATACTGCGAGACATCGCTGGTCATTGCATCGAAGATACTGGTGGCCTCTTCGTCCAACTCGAGGGTGATCCCGACGAGTACTTCGAGGAGAAACTCCGAGGCTGTGCGGAGTGTAACATCCCGACGACCGTTATTTCAGGAGAAGAGGCCCGTCGACGTGAGCCCTATCTCTCTAACGAAGTAAAACGAGCGATACGGGTTCCCGACGGTGCAATCGATCCGTTCCGACTCTGCGTTGCAAACGCTTCCGACGCGGTCAACCACGGCGCGACCGTCGAAACACACACGGAAGTCGTCGACGTCTTAGTCAACGAGGGGTCTGTTACTGGCGTCGAAATCGAGCGTCAGGGGCCGAACTACCTAGGCAAAGGATCCGAAGGGGATACCAAAACGCTCGAAGCTGACTTCGTCGTCAGTGCTACCGGCGCGTGGGCCGGACAACTGGCAGCAATGGCAGGTATCGAACTAGAGATGTCAATTTCGAAAGGCGCGATGGTCGTCACGAACGTCCGGCAACTAGATACCGTGATCAACCGTTGCCTCCCGAAAGGAGAAGGAGACACGATCATCCCGCACGAGACGACCGTTCTCCTCGGCGCCAACGACGACTCCATCGAGGACCCGGACGATTATCCCGAAGAACAGTGGGAAGTCGACATGATGATAGACATCGCCTCGGAGATGGTCCCAGTTGTCGCCGATGCACGTATGATCCGGGCGTACTGGGGCGTACGACCGTTGTATGACCCGGATCCCGAATCGACGTCAGATCCCGGCGACGTCACGCGGAACTACTTCGTGCTCGACCACGACGAACGCGACGGTGTCGAGGGATTCGTTTCGATCGTCGGTGGGAAACTAACGAC from Halostagnicola kamekurae includes these protein-coding regions:
- the glpA gene encoding anaerobic glycerol-3-phosphate dehydrogenase subunit GlpA produces the protein MPYSIVVVGGGATGTGTARDLAMRGFDVTLVERGNLTEGTTGRTHGHLHSGGRYAVSDQESAIDCMQENQILRDIAGHCIEDTGGLFVQLEGDPDEYFEEKLRGCAECNIPTTVISGEEARRREPYLSNEVKRAIRVPDGAIDPFRLCVANASDAVNHGATVETHTEVVDVLVNEGSVTGVEIERQGPNYLGKGSEGDTKTLEADFVVSATGAWAGQLAAMAGIELEMSISKGAMVVTNVRQLDTVINRCLPKGEGDTIIPHETTVLLGANDDSIEDPDDYPEEQWEVDMMIDIASEMVPVVADARMIRAYWGVRPLYDPDPESTSDPGDVTRNYFVLDHDERDGVEGFVSIVGGKLTTYREMAESVTNHVCDSLDVDVDGRTHQEPLPGSSDPSLLDEYMDKFNLRSPIARRSRQRLGDRTPAVLDIDGANPIVCECEGVTRAEIRDAISRVGADLNGVRLQTRASMGNCQGGFCTHRMGAELYDDHGSGAARDAIDNLYQERWKGQRHTLWGEQLSQAMLNHMIHATTMNHDADPAVFDVDIDYGAYDAQKAGHVTEDGHGD